In the Bombus pyrosoma isolate SC7728 linkage group LG15, ASM1482585v1, whole genome shotgun sequence genome, one interval contains:
- the LOC122575617 gene encoding hexokinase type 2 isoform X3, producing MKTSTLSSSDMIKQEIRDICKDLILSNEQLHMVMQKLDDEINKGLSKETHDQAIVKCFATYVQDLPDGSEKGHFLALDLGGTNFRVLLITLDHQNFDMKSKIYAIPQSLMLGTGTQLFDHIAQCLALFVKDLNLHNERLPLGFTFSFPLSQQGLTKGYLVRWTKGFNCSGVVGEDVVALLEKAIAKRKDVKIEVCAILNDTTGTLMSCAWKNRNCRIGLIVGTGTNACYVEKTTKVQCAIPGNFSQEKPYMLINTEWGAFGEGGVLDFILTEFDRAIDENSINPSKQLFEKMISGMYMGELTRLVLEKVVNAGLLFGGKCPSDLKKRGKFFTKYVSEIENDAKGKYTNCREVLAELGLRNVSDQDCENVRYVCSVVSRRAAHLASAGIAMLLNKMGEDSVTVGIDGSVYRFHPYFHELMTEKISQLQNYKFDLMLSEDGSGRGAALVAAVAAGRR from the exons ATAAGAGATATCTGCAAGGATCTGATCCTTTCCAACGAACAGCTCCATATGGTTATGCAAAAGTTGGACGATGAGATAAACAAAGGTCTATCGAAGGAAACGCACGATCAGGCGATTGTGAAATGTTTCGCGACCTACGTCCAAGACCTTCCCGATGGCAGTG AGAAGGGCCACTTTTTGGCTTTGGATCTGGGAGGGACGAATTTCAGGGTGCTCTTGATCACCTTGGATCACCAGAATTTCGACATGAAGAGTAAAATCTACGCCATACCACAGAGTCTCATGTTAGGAACTGGCACACAGCTCTTCGATCATATAGCTCAGTGTTTGGCATTGTTTGTCAAGGACCTGAACCTTCACAACGAGCGTCTACCTCTCGGTTTTACGTTCAGCTTCCCATTGTCTCAACAGGGGCTGACCAAGGGTTACCTAGTCAGGTGGACGAAGGGTTTTAATTGCAGCGGTGTAGTCGGCGAAGACGTGGTTGCTTTGCTCGAAAAGGCAATcgcaaaaagaaaa GACGTGAAAATCGAGGTATGCGCCATTCTGAACGACACCACTGGTACTCTGATGTCGTGTGCTTGGAAAAACAGGAATTGCCGTATCGGATTGATCGTCG GAACTGGTACCAACGCCTGTTACGTGGAGAAGACGACGAAAGTACAGTGTGCGATTCCAGGAAACTTCTCGCAAGAGAAGCCGTATATGCTGATCAATACCGAATGGGGTGCGTTCGGCGAGGGTGGTGTGCTCGATTTTATTCTAACGGAGTTCGATCGAGCCATCGACGAAAATTCGATCAATCCGTCGAAACAGTTGTTTGAGAAGATGATCTCGGGCATGTACATGGGAGAATTGACGAGGTTGGTTCTCGAGAAAGTGGTGAACGCCGGGCTACTGTTTGGTGGAAAGTGCCCCAGCGATCTTAAGAAACGGGGCAAATTCTTCACGAAATACGTTTCAGAAATCGAAAA CGATGCTAAAGGGAAATACACGAACTGCCGCGAAGTATTAGCAGAATTAGGATTACGAAACGTAAGTGACCAGGATTGTGAAAACGTTAGGTATGTTTGCTCTGTTGTGTCGAGGAGGGCAGCTCACCTGGCCAGCGCTGGAATCGCCATGTTATTGAACAAAATGGGCGAAGACAGCGTGACAGTCGGAATCGATGGCTCGGTCTACAGATTCCATCCGTACTTCCACGAGCTTATGACCGAGAAGATAAGCCAGTTACAGAATTATAAG TTCGATTTAATGCTCTCGGAGGATGGCAGCGGTCGTGGTGCGGCGCTGGTCGCCGCAGTGGCTGCCGGACGCCGGTGA
- the LOC122575617 gene encoding hexokinase type 2 isoform X1: MKTKNRSLFSRMCKCYGRKSESRARVHQTEDESTAVPKPSDEIRDICKDLILSNEQLHMVMQKLDDEINKGLSKETHDQAIVKCFATYVQDLPDGSEKGHFLALDLGGTNFRVLLITLDHQNFDMKSKIYAIPQSLMLGTGTQLFDHIAQCLALFVKDLNLHNERLPLGFTFSFPLSQQGLTKGYLVRWTKGFNCSGVVGEDVVALLEKAIAKRKDVKIEVCAILNDTTGTLMSCAWKNRNCRIGLIVGTGTNACYVEKTTKVQCAIPGNFSQEKPYMLINTEWGAFGEGGVLDFILTEFDRAIDENSINPSKQLFEKMISGMYMGELTRLVLEKVVNAGLLFGGKCPSDLKKRGKFFTKYVSEIENDAKGKYTNCREVLAELGLRNVSDQDCENVRYVCSVVSRRAAHLASAGIAMLLNKMGEDSVTVGIDGSVYRFHPYFHELMTEKISQLQNYKFDLMLSEDGSGRGAALVAAVAAGRR; this comes from the exons ATAAGAGATATCTGCAAGGATCTGATCCTTTCCAACGAACAGCTCCATATGGTTATGCAAAAGTTGGACGATGAGATAAACAAAGGTCTATCGAAGGAAACGCACGATCAGGCGATTGTGAAATGTTTCGCGACCTACGTCCAAGACCTTCCCGATGGCAGTG AGAAGGGCCACTTTTTGGCTTTGGATCTGGGAGGGACGAATTTCAGGGTGCTCTTGATCACCTTGGATCACCAGAATTTCGACATGAAGAGTAAAATCTACGCCATACCACAGAGTCTCATGTTAGGAACTGGCACACAGCTCTTCGATCATATAGCTCAGTGTTTGGCATTGTTTGTCAAGGACCTGAACCTTCACAACGAGCGTCTACCTCTCGGTTTTACGTTCAGCTTCCCATTGTCTCAACAGGGGCTGACCAAGGGTTACCTAGTCAGGTGGACGAAGGGTTTTAATTGCAGCGGTGTAGTCGGCGAAGACGTGGTTGCTTTGCTCGAAAAGGCAATcgcaaaaagaaaa GACGTGAAAATCGAGGTATGCGCCATTCTGAACGACACCACTGGTACTCTGATGTCGTGTGCTTGGAAAAACAGGAATTGCCGTATCGGATTGATCGTCG GAACTGGTACCAACGCCTGTTACGTGGAGAAGACGACGAAAGTACAGTGTGCGATTCCAGGAAACTTCTCGCAAGAGAAGCCGTATATGCTGATCAATACCGAATGGGGTGCGTTCGGCGAGGGTGGTGTGCTCGATTTTATTCTAACGGAGTTCGATCGAGCCATCGACGAAAATTCGATCAATCCGTCGAAACAGTTGTTTGAGAAGATGATCTCGGGCATGTACATGGGAGAATTGACGAGGTTGGTTCTCGAGAAAGTGGTGAACGCCGGGCTACTGTTTGGTGGAAAGTGCCCCAGCGATCTTAAGAAACGGGGCAAATTCTTCACGAAATACGTTTCAGAAATCGAAAA CGATGCTAAAGGGAAATACACGAACTGCCGCGAAGTATTAGCAGAATTAGGATTACGAAACGTAAGTGACCAGGATTGTGAAAACGTTAGGTATGTTTGCTCTGTTGTGTCGAGGAGGGCAGCTCACCTGGCCAGCGCTGGAATCGCCATGTTATTGAACAAAATGGGCGAAGACAGCGTGACAGTCGGAATCGATGGCTCGGTCTACAGATTCCATCCGTACTTCCACGAGCTTATGACCGAGAAGATAAGCCAGTTACAGAATTATAAG TTCGATTTAATGCTCTCGGAGGATGGCAGCGGTCGTGGTGCGGCGCTGGTCGCCGCAGTGGCTGCCGGACGCCGGTGA
- the LOC122575617 gene encoding hexokinase type 2 isoform X4 gives MVMQKLDDEINKGLSKETHDQAIVKCFATYVQDLPDGSEKGHFLALDLGGTNFRVLLITLDHQNFDMKSKIYAIPQSLMLGTGTQLFDHIAQCLALFVKDLNLHNERLPLGFTFSFPLSQQGLTKGYLVRWTKGFNCSGVVGEDVVALLEKAIAKRKDVKIEVCAILNDTTGTLMSCAWKNRNCRIGLIVGTGTNACYVEKTTKVQCAIPGNFSQEKPYMLINTEWGAFGEGGVLDFILTEFDRAIDENSINPSKQLFEKMISGMYMGELTRLVLEKVVNAGLLFGGKCPSDLKKRGKFFTKYVSEIENDAKGKYTNCREVLAELGLRNVSDQDCENVRYVCSVVSRRAAHLASAGIAMLLNKMGEDSVTVGIDGSVYRFHPYFHELMTEKISQLQNYKFDLMLSEDGSGRGAALVAAVAAGRR, from the exons ATGGTTATGCAAAAGTTGGACGATGAGATAAACAAAGGTCTATCGAAGGAAACGCACGATCAGGCGATTGTGAAATGTTTCGCGACCTACGTCCAAGACCTTCCCGATGGCAGTG AGAAGGGCCACTTTTTGGCTTTGGATCTGGGAGGGACGAATTTCAGGGTGCTCTTGATCACCTTGGATCACCAGAATTTCGACATGAAGAGTAAAATCTACGCCATACCACAGAGTCTCATGTTAGGAACTGGCACACAGCTCTTCGATCATATAGCTCAGTGTTTGGCATTGTTTGTCAAGGACCTGAACCTTCACAACGAGCGTCTACCTCTCGGTTTTACGTTCAGCTTCCCATTGTCTCAACAGGGGCTGACCAAGGGTTACCTAGTCAGGTGGACGAAGGGTTTTAATTGCAGCGGTGTAGTCGGCGAAGACGTGGTTGCTTTGCTCGAAAAGGCAATcgcaaaaagaaaa GACGTGAAAATCGAGGTATGCGCCATTCTGAACGACACCACTGGTACTCTGATGTCGTGTGCTTGGAAAAACAGGAATTGCCGTATCGGATTGATCGTCG GAACTGGTACCAACGCCTGTTACGTGGAGAAGACGACGAAAGTACAGTGTGCGATTCCAGGAAACTTCTCGCAAGAGAAGCCGTATATGCTGATCAATACCGAATGGGGTGCGTTCGGCGAGGGTGGTGTGCTCGATTTTATTCTAACGGAGTTCGATCGAGCCATCGACGAAAATTCGATCAATCCGTCGAAACAGTTGTTTGAGAAGATGATCTCGGGCATGTACATGGGAGAATTGACGAGGTTGGTTCTCGAGAAAGTGGTGAACGCCGGGCTACTGTTTGGTGGAAAGTGCCCCAGCGATCTTAAGAAACGGGGCAAATTCTTCACGAAATACGTTTCAGAAATCGAAAA CGATGCTAAAGGGAAATACACGAACTGCCGCGAAGTATTAGCAGAATTAGGATTACGAAACGTAAGTGACCAGGATTGTGAAAACGTTAGGTATGTTTGCTCTGTTGTGTCGAGGAGGGCAGCTCACCTGGCCAGCGCTGGAATCGCCATGTTATTGAACAAAATGGGCGAAGACAGCGTGACAGTCGGAATCGATGGCTCGGTCTACAGATTCCATCCGTACTTCCACGAGCTTATGACCGAGAAGATAAGCCAGTTACAGAATTATAAG TTCGATTTAATGCTCTCGGAGGATGGCAGCGGTCGTGGTGCGGCGCTGGTCGCCGCAGTGGCTGCCGGACGCCGGTGA
- the LOC122575617 gene encoding hexokinase type 2 isoform X2 — MTEEKPGDLNWSQEQIDQKIRDICKDLILSNEQLHMVMQKLDDEINKGLSKETHDQAIVKCFATYVQDLPDGSEKGHFLALDLGGTNFRVLLITLDHQNFDMKSKIYAIPQSLMLGTGTQLFDHIAQCLALFVKDLNLHNERLPLGFTFSFPLSQQGLTKGYLVRWTKGFNCSGVVGEDVVALLEKAIAKRKDVKIEVCAILNDTTGTLMSCAWKNRNCRIGLIVGTGTNACYVEKTTKVQCAIPGNFSQEKPYMLINTEWGAFGEGGVLDFILTEFDRAIDENSINPSKQLFEKMISGMYMGELTRLVLEKVVNAGLLFGGKCPSDLKKRGKFFTKYVSEIENDAKGKYTNCREVLAELGLRNVSDQDCENVRYVCSVVSRRAAHLASAGIAMLLNKMGEDSVTVGIDGSVYRFHPYFHELMTEKISQLQNYKFDLMLSEDGSGRGAALVAAVAAGRR; from the exons ATAAGAGATATCTGCAAGGATCTGATCCTTTCCAACGAACAGCTCCATATGGTTATGCAAAAGTTGGACGATGAGATAAACAAAGGTCTATCGAAGGAAACGCACGATCAGGCGATTGTGAAATGTTTCGCGACCTACGTCCAAGACCTTCCCGATGGCAGTG AGAAGGGCCACTTTTTGGCTTTGGATCTGGGAGGGACGAATTTCAGGGTGCTCTTGATCACCTTGGATCACCAGAATTTCGACATGAAGAGTAAAATCTACGCCATACCACAGAGTCTCATGTTAGGAACTGGCACACAGCTCTTCGATCATATAGCTCAGTGTTTGGCATTGTTTGTCAAGGACCTGAACCTTCACAACGAGCGTCTACCTCTCGGTTTTACGTTCAGCTTCCCATTGTCTCAACAGGGGCTGACCAAGGGTTACCTAGTCAGGTGGACGAAGGGTTTTAATTGCAGCGGTGTAGTCGGCGAAGACGTGGTTGCTTTGCTCGAAAAGGCAATcgcaaaaagaaaa GACGTGAAAATCGAGGTATGCGCCATTCTGAACGACACCACTGGTACTCTGATGTCGTGTGCTTGGAAAAACAGGAATTGCCGTATCGGATTGATCGTCG GAACTGGTACCAACGCCTGTTACGTGGAGAAGACGACGAAAGTACAGTGTGCGATTCCAGGAAACTTCTCGCAAGAGAAGCCGTATATGCTGATCAATACCGAATGGGGTGCGTTCGGCGAGGGTGGTGTGCTCGATTTTATTCTAACGGAGTTCGATCGAGCCATCGACGAAAATTCGATCAATCCGTCGAAACAGTTGTTTGAGAAGATGATCTCGGGCATGTACATGGGAGAATTGACGAGGTTGGTTCTCGAGAAAGTGGTGAACGCCGGGCTACTGTTTGGTGGAAAGTGCCCCAGCGATCTTAAGAAACGGGGCAAATTCTTCACGAAATACGTTTCAGAAATCGAAAA CGATGCTAAAGGGAAATACACGAACTGCCGCGAAGTATTAGCAGAATTAGGATTACGAAACGTAAGTGACCAGGATTGTGAAAACGTTAGGTATGTTTGCTCTGTTGTGTCGAGGAGGGCAGCTCACCTGGCCAGCGCTGGAATCGCCATGTTATTGAACAAAATGGGCGAAGACAGCGTGACAGTCGGAATCGATGGCTCGGTCTACAGATTCCATCCGTACTTCCACGAGCTTATGACCGAGAAGATAAGCCAGTTACAGAATTATAAG TTCGATTTAATGCTCTCGGAGGATGGCAGCGGTCGTGGTGCGGCGCTGGTCGCCGCAGTGGCTGCCGGACGCCGGTGA